From Solanum lycopersicum chromosome 4, SLM_r2.1:
ccaagttctctaagtgtgagttttggctagatgcagtgtccttcttggggcacgtggtttctaaagaaggagtgatggtggatccttctaagattgagacactGAAGAATTGggaagacctactaatgtgtcagaaataaggagctttgttgggttagctagctactaccgccgattcgtcaagggattctcttctttTGCTttccaactgacgaacttgactaagaaaaatgttccatttgtatggtcggatgagtgtgaggaaagctttcagaagctcaagactttgttgactaccgcacccattctcaccttgccagtggaaggtaagaatttcattgtctattgtgatgcatcttattcgggttttggtgcagtgctaatgcaagagaaaaatgtgattgcttatgctttaagacaattaaaagtgcctgaacgtaactatccaactcatgatttggaattggctgcggtagtgtttgcattaaagcaatggagacattatttatatggggttaagtgtgaggtctatacggatcatcgtagcctacagtatgtctttacttagaaagatttgaacttgagacagagaagatggatggaactattgaaggactacgacatcaccattttgtatcatccggggaaggcgaatgttgtagcggatgctttaagtagaaaggcgggaagcatgggaagtctagctcacttgcaagcctctaaacgcccattagctagagaggttcagactctagctaatgacttgatgagattagaagtaaacgagaagggaggattgttggcttctgtggaggcaagatcttcctttcttgacaagattaagggaagatggtctgatgatgagaaactgcgcagaattcaagataaggtattgcgaggagaggctaaggaagcacaaattgatgaggaaggtgttttgaggatcaagggaagggtatgcgtaccccgtgtcgatgatttgatcaacactattctgacagaggctcatagttcaaggtattctacacatctgggtgcaaccaagatgtatcatgacttaaagcaacacttttggtggagtagaatgaagcgtgatattgttgactttattgccaagtgtccaaactgtcaacaagtaaagtatgaacaccagaggcccggaggaacacttcagagaatgcccattcctgaatggaagtgggagagaattgcaatggactttgtggttggtcttcccaagagattgggaaagtttgattctatttgggtaattgttgataggctaactaagtctgctcacttcattccggtcaaggtgacttacaatgcagagaagttagccaaactttacatctcggaagttgtgcgattgcatggggttccactatccatcatatcagatagaggtacgcagtttacttctaagttttggaaaacatttcatgcggaattgggtactaggttggaccttagtactgtgttccatcctcagaccgatggtcagtctgagagaacgattcaagtgttggaagatatgcttcgtgcatgtgtgatagagtttggtggccattgggatagcttcctacccttagcggagttttcatacaataatagctatcactcaagcattgatatgtctccgtttgaagcattgtatggtaggagatgtaggtcttcCATTGGTTGGtatgatgcatttgaggtttggccttggggtactgaccttttgaaggattcgatagagaaagtgaagtctattcaagaaaatcttctagcagcgcaaagtagacaaaaagaatatgcagatcaaaaggttagagacttagagttcatggagggtgaacaagtcttgttgaaggtttcgccaatgaaaggggtgatgcgatttggtaagcgaggttaacttagcccaaggtatattagtccatttgaagtacttaagcgagtaggggaggtggcttatgagttagcattgcctccagggctgtccggagtgcattcggtattccatgtgtcgatgttgaaaagataccatggggatggaaactacattatccgttgggattcagttttgcttgatgagaatttgtcttatgagaagGAACCtattgccattctagatagggaaattcgcaagttgagatcaagggagattgcatccattaaagtttaatggaagaatcgacccgttgaagaagccacttgggagaaggaggcagatatgcgagaaagatacccacatctgtttacagattcaggtactccttttcgcccttgttttccttcttgtgatcgttcggggacgaacgatgggtaaattggtatctattgtaacgacatgtttagtcgttttgagcagcagattttatttatggaaaaacaggctgaggcgacagaccccacgacggaccgtcatgggcacgacggaccgtcgtagtgtctcgtttcaaaacacttagaaaaactgaaaattgggtactgaaaatcaactctctgaacttcataacgaaatggcaggacggaccatcacaggtgtgacggatcgtcacagacccttggtggaaatttgggtctctgaactttgagacgacttgcaggacggaccgtcgcaggcacgacggcccgtcacaggttgcgcaatcccagtccgggtcggttTTCTTTATTCGTTTTAAGGGACGtctttgactattcttgccttaattataaagttagtgggttaatgttaataagcctaattacttgggggttaaaagaggtaaccttaagttaattagtggggcattattgccatcttttattcttaattatatgttaattagggtaaaagaaagagggtttgaataagaaaaatagaaagaacaaggagagacagaaaaagaaagagaacgagtagagagagagaaacaaagaggatagcaaggattttgaggagatagcttgttgattgcaattcttcggtggaggtaggttatggtttctcttacgatattcgtagtaaactcttaatagagaatgatatgtattgataatattgtaatgccctgctatgtgcttaattgtatgcttgcatgaatgtaattatataattgtgattatataagcatgatgaagttattgagtcccaaatcttgcaaaatcctaatcgctttgttaataatgaggccttggtataaaagaaggcttgatgaactaaaataatgggattgatgatgccttggtaagaaagaaggcttgaagaattgatggaaggagattaggggatcgggtgtcacgaaccgacacgtagaattaggggatcgggtgtcacgaaccgacgcgtagtattaggggatcgggtgtcacgaaccgacacgtagaattaggggatcgggtgtcacaaaccaacacgtagtattaggggatcgggtgtcacgaaccgacacgtagtattaggggatcgggtgtcacgaaccgacacgtagtattaggggatcgggtgtcatgaactgacacgtagatttaggggatcgggtgtcacgaaccgacacatagatttaggggatcgggtgtcacgaaccgacacatagatttaggggatcggagtatcacgtaccgacacaagaggattaatgaatattgagggaccggagtgtcacgtaccgacacaagagaaataaagataatgaatcttgaaagatgttaatatactcaatctaatgaacatgattcccaaatgagtatggtattgaggcttgagtcctcatgtgtgaacttgacggtaattgttaatgatatagtatttgttgttgctacatgttgagtatcatagttgattttatgatattacttggtatatattgatttctattttgagttggccgataatatctactcagtacccgtgttttgtactgacccctacttttatgttttcttcttgtttatttgtggagtgcagcaaacgtgccatcgtcttcaactcaacagtaattcaagtcagtcttactatatcggaaattcagggtgagctaatgcttctagcttggactggatcttcttcttcaagtcttgatgccttgaacttccggcatggactagcttcttatgtatttttagcttttataaTACTCtttgtttagtcatttgatcgtagatgttcttgtgatgatgacttccagattttggggaataatagatgttgaattttagaagttaatgaattggtctttatttaatgagtttaagtcttccgcattactttctgttgatattatattgaaatgttaaggttagattggttggttcgctcacataggagggtaagtgtgggtgccagtcgcaacccggtttgggtcgtgacaggaaTAGGATGGAAATCCATGGTAATTGATGTGAAAAGTTATTAAGAAACAGGTGAATACCCCAAAAAAGCAACAAAcaaccaaaagaaaacaattcaaAGAATGGCAAAAAAACTTCTATTTGAATGGGATGGTTCTTTATAGGAGGACTCCCAATCTGGGATTACTGAGATGTGAGGATGCCGTAGAATCCACAATATTGCTTAAATAATTGCATGTCTGAGTGTGTATGACGCACATGAATGGGTTTacattagcaaaaaaaaaatcttaaggGCGGAATGCTTCGGATGACCATGGAAAATGATTGTGGCTGATTTGTCCAAAGATGTCATAAATACCAGGTACATGGAGATCTAACCAAAGTACCTCTCCACGAGATAAATGCGATGAGTTCTCCTTATCCATTTATATCCTGGGGCATGGACGTTATTGGACCAATTGAGCCTGCTGCCTCCAATTGTCTTAGGTTCATTTTGGTAGCCATTGACTACTTCACAAATTGGGTCAAAGTTGCATTCTATAAAGCTCTAACAATGAAACTTGTAGCCAATTTTGTTCGCAACAATTTGATATGTCATTTTGGAGTTCCTAAGTCTATCATCACAGACAATGTTGTAAATCTGAACAGTCACTTGATGAAACAGATATGTGAACAATTCAAAATTACCTATTGTAATTCAACTGCGTATCATCCCCAGATGAATGGATTTGTGGTAGATGCTAATAAGAACATCAAGACGATATTGAGAAAGATGATTAAAAACTACAAATGTTGGCATGAATATTTTCCTTATGCTTTACTAGGTTATCGCACCACAATTCGAACCTCAACTGGACCAACTCAGTATCTATTAGTATACGAAACAGAAGCAGTGATACCAGTTGAAGTTCAGATACCATCTTTAAGGATTATTCAGGAAGCTGGACCGAACGATGCAGAATGGGTTGGTAATCGATATGAGCAGTTAACATTAATTGATAAGAAAAGAATGATTTGTCATGGCCAATTGTACCAACAGAGAATGAGTCGTGCTTTCATAAAGAAAGTAAGAATTCGAATATTTGAGGTAGGCCAATTGGTGTTAAAGTGCATTTTCCCTCATCAAGAGGAATATAAAGGAAAATTATCACCTAACTGGCAAGGACTGTATGTTGTCCACAAAGTATTGTCAAGAGTAGCTTTGGTTCTTGAAAAGATGGATGGTCGGGTATGTTTCGCAAAGATATCAATTCATATGCCATAAAAATATACTACGTATGAAGGAAGACACTTCTTTCCTTTATTTCTTTGTCATTGTAGTTTGCTTGTAATCATTTCAATCCTATGTTTTGAAGCATTCCATGTGTACTTGAACtgcgttcgacctgaattctcaagaatgagatacgtaggcatcCTATATCGGCCTCATCGTTTCCttatcaaaatttcatatttcagCCAATCCTCGAGAGGaaaactacgtttgacctga
This genomic window contains:
- the LOC104647111 gene encoding uncharacterized protein; amino-acid sequence: MSSPYPFISWGMDVIGPIEPAASNCLRFILVAIDYFTNWVKVAFYKALTMKLVANFVRNNLICHFGVPKSIITDNVVNLNSHLMKQICEQFKITYCNSTAYHPQMNGFVVDANKNIKTILRKMIKNYKCWHEYFPYALLGYRTTIRTSTGPTQYLLVYETEAVIPVEVQIPSLRIIQEAGPNDAEWVGNRYEQLTLIDKKRMICHGQLYQQRMSRAFIKKVRIRIFEVGQLVLKCIFPHQEEYKGKLSPNWQGLYVVHKVLSRVALVLEKMDGRTPQQFGHISSKISISLRYGN